Proteins encoded within one genomic window of Acidimicrobiales bacterium:
- a CDS encoding serine hydrolase domain-containing protein gives MVDIQGTCDERYTKVRDVLASNLESGADAGASVAVLKDGELVVDIWGGTVDLVDGPADTPWQRDTLVNVYSSTKTMCNLSALVCADRGLIDLDAPVATYWPEFAEGGKDSVRIRHLLSHTAGLAGFEEPMEPDDLYDWEKCCARLAAQTPWWEPGTASGYHAVTQGYLVGEVVRRVTGKSLGTFFREELAEPLGADFHIGTGPEYDPRVGKLIPPADPIVPTNADETGLVYRTFTNPMVKAEASWTPEWRRAEIPAANGHGNARSIAQVQSIVSHGGSRDGNQFVSPATLDRIFDVQYEGTDLILGVPMVFGIGYGLLKLPGMERTCFWGGWGGSVVFNDLARRMTVVYVMNKMGAGTTGDSRGIGVVFAAFEAAGAE, from the coding sequence ATGGTTGACATTCAGGGGACGTGCGACGAGCGCTACACCAAGGTGCGCGACGTGCTGGCCAGCAATCTCGAGTCGGGCGCCGACGCGGGCGCGTCGGTCGCGGTACTGAAAGACGGCGAGCTCGTCGTCGACATCTGGGGCGGCACCGTGGACCTCGTCGACGGCCCAGCGGACACGCCGTGGCAGCGCGACACGCTCGTCAACGTGTATTCGTCGACGAAGACGATGTGCAACCTCAGCGCGCTCGTGTGCGCCGACCGGGGCCTCATCGACCTCGACGCTCCCGTCGCCACCTACTGGCCCGAGTTTGCCGAAGGCGGTAAGGACAGCGTGCGCATTCGCCACCTGTTGTCGCACACCGCCGGCTTGGCCGGCTTCGAAGAACCGATGGAGCCTGACGACCTTTACGACTGGGAAAAGTGCTGCGCCCGCCTGGCGGCCCAGACACCCTGGTGGGAGCCCGGCACGGCGTCGGGCTATCACGCCGTCACGCAGGGCTACCTCGTAGGCGAAGTCGTTCGGCGCGTCACCGGCAAGAGTCTCGGCACGTTCTTCCGCGAGGAACTCGCCGAGCCGCTCGGCGCCGACTTCCACATCGGCACCGGGCCCGAGTACGACCCGCGCGTCGGCAAGCTCATTCCGCCCGCCGATCCGATCGTGCCGACCAACGCCGACGAGACGGGCCTCGTCTACAGGACCTTCACCAACCCGATGGTGAAGGCCGAGGCCTCGTGGACACCCGAATGGCGGCGCGCCGAGATCCCGGCGGCGAACGGGCACGGCAATGCAAGGTCGATCGCGCAGGTGCAGTCGATCGTGTCGCACGGCGGCTCCCGCGACGGAAACCAGTTCGTCTCGCCCGCGACGCTCGACCGCATCTTCGACGTGCAGTACGAAGGCACCGACCTCATCCTCGGCGTTCCGATGGTGTTCGGCATCGGCTACGGGCTGCTCAAGCTGCCGGGCATGGAGCGCACGTGCTTCTGGGGCGGGTGGGGTGGCTCGGTCGTGTTCAACGATCTCGCCCGGCGCATGACCGTGGTGTATGTGATGAACAAGATGGGCGCGGGCACGACGGGCGATTCGCGCGGCATCGGCGTCGTGTTCGCTGCCTTCGAAGCCGCCGGAGCCGAATGA